The Larimichthys crocea isolate SSNF chromosome XII, L_crocea_2.0, whole genome shotgun sequence region gccCATCACAGCGTCCCAATTATGTCTCaaattgtcttgttttgttcatgcAACAGATTCAgattagagaaagaaagacttttTATAAAACTAATATTACGTTAATCGACCAATCAATTAGTTATTTCCTATTATTAGTGCCAAATGAcagagctgtgaaataaagcactgctgctgttgttaacACTTTGTGAAACAAGTTCAGAGACTTTTCCATGAAGCGTTGCATCGACCCAAATGTAAAGAATTTCTCcaaaggcttttaaaaaaacctgTGGGCGACATCATGGAGACTATACCCATGTTCATACTATCTAtacagctaacacacacacacacacacaccagtaaaACACAGTACACGCTTGTCGTCCTGCAGAAACTTTATCACATCAGATTTTCATGTCAGGATAACAGAAAGTTTCCCATCGTGAtgcagaacattaaaaacagacatggacAACATCTTTTGTATTTATGctacttcctcctccatcatcatccccttttaaaataaattatttactcttaacacacagaaaaagagatttACACCTGAAATCAAAGcgagaagaggaggaacagatTTTGTGCTTTCAGTGCAATCAAGACAGCTGAGTTAGTATAGAGTCAGTAATCTGCTTCCgtacatatttaatattcatgttattttagTGCAAAATAAAGGTCAgttttctgttggtttttgCATCAAACGGCAGTGAAGCTTCTCATTTTTGCAGGTTTACAGTCGGTCACTTTCAGCACAGCTCTGCGTCCAACCTGTTAATAATAATACGTTTCATCTTTATGTAAATATCTTATTAAAACTtgacacacagctgtgatgAAACCGACAAACTGTGGATTCAACAAGTCTTTGTGGTGAGATGAGAAAACGTGTGGGAACAGCTGACATCATTTGAATCTGcgacagacacaacaaacataaatatacaatattcaTCAGATCCAGAGAAACATGAGAAGGAATGTTCACCACAaagatcttttttcttttcttttttttttttcgatcTGAGTAAAAATGATTATTGCATGAGTTTCTGCAGGTTaaatttaagacattttaaacatttggaaAGATATTACATCACATTTTCAGCACTTCCTAGcagtaaaaaattaaaagaaatttaTGATATAATTAAATTAACATGACCTGGACACAGATAAGCAGATTAAGCAGATTGCAGCCACACCTGAAAAATGAGAATGTATCAGTATCACAGTATAACGTTAAAAGTGTGATATAAAGTGATATTTTCATGTTAGTACAATATAGAAACTttcacatgaaacatttcacattataAACAAGATAAATAGTAATAATTGTTTGAACAAGAAAAGTTTCTTGTTATGACGTGGTAAGTTTTTATGTcgtaaaaacatgaaaatattttgttaatAAACTTTTCAAATTCTGATGttattccttttttatttttctggcgTGACAGCCATACACTGATGAAGAAATGAGCGGATGGATCAactaattaaagtttattttattttagtttttagtgtttGAGAGTGATGCTACAAGTTTGTAGACCAGTAGTCGAAGAGAAGAGCTGAAACATCTGCGGAACAAGCTcgacaaaaacaaagatgaattTGTCTGTTGTACTTCAAtagaaaaaacagaagcacTGTATCTGTTGACAAGTCGTAttgtgaataaataataatcctcaatgatgtctttaaaagcttcacagtaaatatattatatttgtgttatgcttttattttgttgttcgTTTTATTGTATTCTGTGCTATGAGCGTGTGAGGGATGGAGACTGAAAAAAAGTGAGACAGTGAAGAAAATGGTAatacaagcagaaaaaaagaaataattgatGAATATAAATGACATAAATGAGTTTACAGAGTGGCACAAGGCATGTTCATTGTAGATGTGTAAATTCATTTTAAGTTCAcacatttgttgattttataagctaattattattttgacttttactCTTACAGTGGTCAAAGTTGGTGTGGAAGAAGTTGATCCATGAATGcaagagacaaaataaatgttcgATCATCAGTCCCGgcttacattttttttgacCAGATCAGACAATGTCCAACCAGTTTTCAGTGAACATTAACCTTCAGTTTTTCTCACTGATCAATATTTAACATAAAGTTACAGTTTTACAACAGATGAgtgaaatttgactaaaaatgATTGAATGTGCTTCGGtgtcttcttctggttttctgacTGGAGAATTGGTGCCATCTACTGCTTATCTTGTTATCCAACTCCTAATATTCACATAATGGTAGTGGTTGGAAACAAGTATTCGTTCACATTTTTAATGGATtactttaaatacatattacatTTGCGACACATTTGGATGGACACACATctgatgtttgattattttgatTCAGGTTTTGGACCTGATAACAGAGCATCTAAATGGCAGTAATCATGCGACTGTAGATATTCTGTAAACAGCTCAACAtctgtcaaacatgtttgacatcACATGTTCTGCAGGTCAGTGATGACAGACTTCATAAGCCAATCAAACTCACTGCAGTTGATTTAAAGAGCAACTTAACACCATCTTGGTGCAGTGATGTATAAGTGTACCCCAgagaaacactgatgtaaagttactctttaaagatttaaaaaaatgaataggaGCACCTGTGTGCAGGATTTCAAACAGGAATGAAAAGGACATAGAGCACATTGAGATTAACATATGTACGATTAATACCCATCAAAACAtaaagtgtgttgtgttgtgaataAAGTTTCACACACTAAAAAGGACCAAATGAAGGCGAGACAGTTTGAATATATGTTGGAGATCATGGTGAACAAAACATTCAAGAAGAGGTGACTCAGTCCAGACCCACTGTCTACAGACAGGGGCAGGGGGGCAGTGGTAAACCTATAGCTGATCCACTTGTTTAACATGGAAACAGGATGAAACAACCTGTCATTACAGAGTGTTGGCTACATGAACACTTGTGCAGCACCTGAATGTttaatctaaaacaaaaaaccccaaaaaacaaagCCTGATTTCATCAGAAACTGTCGCCACAGATTCAATTAGTGCACTTCCATAAGGCTGGTGACTTACAAGAGACAGACGGTCCACATCTGCACTGGCTTTCATTATAGCCTTCCTCTCTGGTAAAAAGCCACATGTCTCAAACTCCAGACTGTATTTTGGACATTTAGGACTCTATGCCAAAACCCTCTACCAGTAGAGGACACCTCACCTTCCACCACACCCTCTACCCTCTACCTTCTACCTTTACCAAACCTTCTCCCAGACACTCCAAACCTTCCACCAATCTTCTACCAGACCCTCCACCAAACCTTCTCCCAGACACTCCAAACTTTCCACCAAACCTTCTAAAAAAACGTCCACTAAACCTTCCAAACCTTCCACCAATCTTCTACCAGACCCTTCACCAAACCTTCTCCCAGACACTCCAAACCTTCCACCAATCTTCTACCAAACCTTCTCCCAGACACTCCAAACCTTCCACCAATTTTCTACCAGACCCTCCACCAAACCTTCTACCAAACCTTCTCCCAGACACTCCAAACCTTCCACCAATCTTTTACCAAACCTTCCACCAAACCTTCTACCAAACCTTTCATCAATCTTCTACCAGACCCTCTACCAAACCTTCTACCAAACCTTCTCCCAGACACACCAAACCTTCCACCAAACCATCTGGCAGACCCTCTACCAAACCTTCTATCCAATCTTCTGCTAAAACCTCTACCAGACCTCATCAGTCACCAAGATACCAAACTGGTGCTGAGGAAATGACCTCAGTGCGTGAAAACACCAGTTTGCCTGCGTGACTCTAAAGTGACACTGAAGTAGAAGAGTtgagttattttctgttttcacaagTTGAGACTAAACATGACCTCAAACTGTCACATGTAAAACTGACGGAGTGAACCTTTAAAAGGAATAATCTGCCTCAATATAAAAGCTTCAGcctcagtgtgtatgtgtgtgtgtgtgtgtgtgtgtgtgtgtgtgtgtgtgtgtttgcgagtTGACATGCACACAGTCCTTCAGGTCTGATTTCCCCTCTGAGGATTCTGCAGCAGTGAAGGACGAATGTTGACGTGTTTatccctttttttattttcagtgtcttCACATtaatgtcctcctcctcctgctctgtgtggaggctgatgtttgtttaaaccTCCTTGTTGACATTCtagaaaatgaaaagtgagaaagtgaaaaataaaaagattaaaaactaaatcaaagcTCTAAGTATAACTTCAGCTTCCAGTAAGTTtccattaaaatgtgtgaacCAGCTGGTGGGGGTGTCTGAGAGTCAATTCACCAAAGACGCTAACACCAGAAtgaatgtaaattaaatatggATCTCAGCTCAGCTGAGGAACTTTGACATCAGTAAAACAACACTATTTGGCGAGACTTCAGCAAATAAGTCAacctaaaacaataaaagtaagGAGGCAGAAATTTAAATCACACCTTTTGGTTCTAACaccaaacaaactgcagcagtgtttaacagatttttttaaacatgaatcTGTACTCACCACCCACTGCTGTCCTCACAGTTTAATGGCCCTGCTGCAGATGAAGAAAAGTATTAGGAAACTTTAGAGCTGAAACATGTTCCTGAATGTTATTGAGAACCTAAATTGCAGTGATTATTAAGGATCAAGTTAAAGTTGAGTTCAGCATCCTGGAAACGACGTATAAGTTATGTAAATCTGCATTAATGTGTTTCATGTATTGCATGCAGTTACTTGTTTTGCTGAAGTTACAGAGGATAATTTTATAGCATTTAAGAAGTGGGTAAGCTAACGCCACATTAGCCAACTAAACACATTCCTAGTTGAATGGACCCTGACCTACACATCACTATATCAGTGTTGTCTTGTCAAGGATTCAAAGGTCTAATTTTAGCTGGCCTTCTTCattgtggaaaaaaaggttGTATTGGAATAAACTCACTGTAACATCTTGTACAAACAGACTTACTGCAGCAGAGTGACTCAGTTTCTCAAAACGAAACTTAAGGTTGGATCTTGGCGAGTTTTTATTCTTCATctctgaaagaggaaaaaaataacaggAAGAAACACACAGGTCATCAAATAAAGCACATCAGAGGGAACTAACATGTCCACCACATATTGGTTAAAACCAGCACAAAcgtaaacatgtatttaaattaGTTACTTTCTGAAGCTCTAAATGAATTTCATAGAACATCTCGTTAAAACTGAAGCAGGAAGTTAAAGTGAACCTGTGGGACTGCGACAGACGATGAGCGGACTTGAACTTTGACCTTCAATCGTCACGGCCTGGGCGAGCtgaggacggagagagagagagagatgaactCTGTGAGTGTTCTGTACAGCTCaacaagtgtgtgcatgtttttctgttcaagATGCAATCCGCAGTAAGGCAgtaagtttaaataaaaaaatgcagcagagaaTTTTGTGTGGTAACTGCATTGTAACGTTAGCTagcacatgtacatacatacatgtgtatatatatgtatatatactgtgtatgtatataaatatacacacacacattgtagtCTGTTACgctctgtctgttgtttcttgTCAAATTGCTTTTTTCTGAACGTACTGCACTTCATGTAGcccttttgtattttatgttgtaatgtgtgtgcactttaacaTAGTGCTGTCAGCACTGCGTTATGtgtttcatgtagcaccatGGTCCTTGACCAAACATTGTCTCGTTTCACTGTGGACTGCATatatggttgaaatgacaataaaaccccTTGACTTGACTTAACTAAGGTAACTGCCACAGTCCTATAGCATATAACCAAGTTTCCCAACAGTTTATAGGCATGTTTATACTTTACAATAAAATGTACAGATTTGGACCTGAGTCAATCACCATCCATACATTGGTTTTCATctgaaaaagtttaaaatgtattcttcaTAAAAATGACCAAGAAGAATACATaagaatatgaataaaaaactaaaaattagTGCAGTAGcgtaataatataatgtaaatgaTAAAATCCTAGATAAAGTCACTTTTGTTGCAGTCCTTGCATGCATCCAACTTACTTTGCTATGTGGGTAAAACATTACTTATTCTtgagagaaatgttttaatatggAAAGTTATTGTAAGTTAAACTGTccagtttttaaataaacagtaagTAACTAACACCCATTAAGTGAAAGTTACAGAAAGTTCCACTGCAAAAATCATCATTATAAaatcaaaaattaaaacatgcatttGCAGTAATATTATGTTGAAAGACATCAAAAGtaattttcctttgttttgttttttttaaaccagaatACAAGTCCACATTTGGTTGGTGTGGTGTGACAGTCCACTAATGGTAATATaggcatgtatgtgtgtgtgtcctgtacaGCTCACCAGGTGTGTGTCGTCAGTCGGGATGGTGAAGCTGCAGGTGCTTGATGTCGATCTGGAAATCTTCCCGCTCTCCTTCTTTGTCTGACTCCTGCAGATTTCAAACAAAACGTTTTATCATCTGGactcattttctcacatttcctGCTGTCAATTCTCCTAATTTGTGTTTCCTTTCGTTTGTCATCTGTTTCATTTAGTCCTGTGAGCCGTGTTACCCGTAAGACCACCTAAACCGAGTCAGGACCAGGACAGCAATATCTGTTCATTTTGGGTTCACACCACTGTAGTAAAGTAAAGAGCGAATATTTACCTGTGTGAGTACcacaagtaaacacaaatgATCCCAAAAGTAGGCGAAAATTCACACCTTTAGCTTAATATTCACCCACAAATTCATTGCAGGGAAGGGACTTTGCAACGCCACAACTTTATTGTCCAAGTGAGGACAGAAAATCAACAACCAACTTTAGTCAGCTgtataaactacatttattgaCCACCTGCAGACCAGTTAATACTGTGAAACCACAGGACTATGTATGTGCGCACGAGAAAAAACAATATGTGGCTCCATTGTGAAGTCATAAAATGAGATCGCTAAGCGTGTGGTCTGctcggtcacacacacacacacctgtcccgGTGTCCTGCTTCTGGAGAGCTGGGATTGGACGGCAGCTCTGACTTTACCTCCAGCGTCGGGTGGCAGCCGTCGAAGCTCCTCTGCTCATTGAGAAGACTGGCAAAGAAGAACATGTTGGAGTCACATGAAGTGAAGTCAAAGTGTAAGCCTAACTCCAAGAAATCCACCTTCCAACCGAGTGTGGTGACCAAAAAACtatgtttctgctgtgacatgAGGCCGGGTGGAGTACGGACCATCACAGAGCCATGACtggtgtttattgtttatttataggtgtaggaacagagagaaaattaaaattCACCTTCTTtggctgtgtctctctgtctggctATCGACGCTCAGCAGACGAGGAAAAAGTCCTGAACGCCTCTTCACAGGAGATTTGACATTACActgacatcaaacacacagaacagcagctggaataaactttatttaaatcaacTCATTAACAACAGCTTTATAAACTAAGCAAGTCCTTCTCAGTGACCTCTGCTCACCTCCACGCTGATGTGTGCCAGACCCCCGCCGCTCAGACTGGTGGGTAGACCTGCCCCACCACGTGACATGGTCTCCATGGAGACGCTACGCCCTCGCATCGCCctctgacaggaagagagagagtgagggacgACAGATGTTACAAACAGACAGGTACTACTCCAAGTAATGTGATTACTTTTTTCAGTATCAAGTAGCGCAAGGAATCGAAATGCCGACTCAGACTTGAGGGTGAATCCAGTGTCAAGGTGTTCTCGAGGTTCAGGTGGGTGAATGAtcttaaagacataaaaagtgaacacacacacaccttgatgGACTCCAGCAGACCTCCGTGGGCGTGTCCGTTCTCTGCCCGCCCCTCCTCCTCTAGACCTGATGTCAATCCCAGCATGCTCTGCGAGCGTCTCTGCAGCTCATCATGGAGGCTGTCGAGCAGGGCAGCCCGAGTACGCTCctacacaaagcacacacaacacacacattttaagatCCAGAAGCAGCAATAGAGGACCGAACATTGAGCCCTGTGGAACACCGcaactaagtacatttactcaactaTTCGTATTTTTGCTTACTTTGtagttaaatatttgaattttttaGATGTGAAAGTCTgcttttttattaaacatttatattttaactttgTGTTAGTCTGTCTGAGTGCAACACATATGTACATGTCCATGTTTGCTGCACACGACTACTTGGTAAGAGATGGAGGTCAAAGTTCTGTCTCGTGTTTAGTTCTCAGTTACCTCTGTACAGACAATGCTGTGACTAccattcattttctacagtGTAATTTAATTCTCGCTATATATGTTAAATCTCCATTTCTATAAAAAAGAATTCtattttttaccttttatatagttttctatttgtatctTAACACAGGTTAAATTTCAATTCATATTTGTCTTTGTAGGTCTAATTTTaatgtgtatttacagtgtCTCATGCCGCTACAGGATGCTTGAATTTtcctcaggatcaataaagtatctatctgtTGTACAATAACTCTTTCAACGTATACTAAGATGAGTTtatggagagtttttttttacctccaggCGGGCGAAGCGGTCGCTCTTGTAGCAGGCGAGCTCTGCATTAATGAGTTTAGTAAGAAGAAACTCTCTGAACTCTGGaccctgaacacacaaaacacatcagGTTTATACTCAAGTTTATCatcacagccttttttttttgttacactcACAAACTAAGAAACGTCTTCTCACCTTCCTAAAAACAGCTGGATTTGGGAGGGGCGGGCCAAACGGAGGTACATCTTCTCGCGCTGTAACGGACACCTGCCAATCACATCAGAATAGCTGGTAATTAAATTAATGGTTAGCAATTAATAGACAAATCATTGCAGttctaaaatatttattttaaaaaacattaaagaaaaaaaggaaaaatattcaacattttctaatgcactaaaaattacaaaacatcTAAAACGGGAAGTGAAACATGAACTGCACCTTGTAGGAGGTGTTGTCCGAGCAGGgctcctccacctgcaccaGGATGAAGGCGTGCAGGAAGTTGGAGGCGATCATGTCTGGGACAAAAGGTGTGGCCTCCTCCTGGAACACCACTGCCACAATGTCATTTCCTATGTGACGTTTCCTCTGGAGCTGAAAGAGAACGTCATTTTTGTCATGATGTTGTAACATCACATTAATATCATGTCATTCATGCcgtgtcttttgtgtgtttttctgcatcatGTTGAGTCATGTTGCATAACACTTGGTCAtgctgtttttaataatgtctACCTGCTGCGTGTCCCCTTCAGTGAAGGGCAGTTTGGTGGAAACGTGGAACATGATCTCCTGCTGTCTGTGGACGGTGTATACCGACTGAGAACCCGTCTGACCATGAGAGACATCCAAACCCCCTCGAAACCTGCACAGAGGGACAGTGACTATTTACCTGCTgtctattttttaatttcagtcagCTCTGAGTGTCTTTCTGGAGGTCTTTCTTCTGATAAAGGACGTTAGAGGACcattaaaatctaattttatgTTGTAATTAAGTGGTAActagactgtacttatatagcccAGCCTTCTGATCACTCACATATCACATATCATATTCACTCAGCCACACAGCCAgtcatacaccgatggcatgCACTACCAAAGcaccaactgctcatcagaaggGAGCtaaaccattcacacacagatggcgCAGCCTTTGGAAGCATTTTCAGGGAttcagtatcttgtccaagATGGGGAtcgaccaatgacagtataaagaatggacagagcaagAGTCACTTATAGGTTTCCTAAGTGCCATTTTGAAGTTGAAAATATAGCCTGTGccctcagtgcagttgtcatgtCTGTCTATTCTTAGTGAAACAGTGGTGGGAAACACAGTAAAGGCAGGAAGTTAAGCCACAGATacaaagaggggagggagaatcacaaaataaaacaggaaagacTAAACCATGACTGTGAGGTCCTATTCCCCAGAGCAACTTTCATACATTGATCACTAAGGATGAAACTCTGACTGGACACCTCCTGCATTTGTTTACCCCTTGAAGTCCTGTAGATCCACGGTGTCTCCCAGCAGCTGCAAGAACTCGGTGAAGGCTGGCGTCTCCTCGTTGTTCCTGAACAGCTCCTCCTCAGACACCTGATGGACATGTGACAAATTCATCAGACACACAACATACGACTGCAAAACATCATGTCACACGTGATGAGAAAAACAATCCTGGGACATGAAGTTCTTCTTATGCAAACAAAAGACAATTTTAATATGATTACAAATCAAATGCAGATAAAATTTCAGTGCTTTGTGTGAGAGTAACCCTCTGCTACAACCAATTTAACTCACGaatgtcatgtttctacaatgAGGCTTTCCAGGGTGCAGTGTTACTAATTATGAGGCCTTGGTTGACTTCAGGTTCACCTTTCTAAACGTATACGTATTAATTATCTCGTATTAATCCGCACTGACTCTGAGAGACGTCCATGACCCCAGAACTCCCTCTCCAAGTCAACAGGTTTTATGCTGCACAATCAGTTGTTTAAAGGTTACGATGTTGCGATGTCTCAGAGCAACAGCATCTTAGACCAAAACAAATGGTTGATACGGCTCACCAGAGTTCATTGATAAAACCTATTATTTTACCTCGTATATAATCGTCAAACACCCTTTAAAtgggacagaaacaaaataaaactcaccaaaaacCGCCTCTGTTAGCCTTTCCACTGTTGACTAGTTTGTTCAAAATAAGTCCTTAATTCACAGAGATACatgtgaaaatgatttgttaaatGGCCCACAATGGCCGAAATGTCGAGGTACACTGACTAAAAGTGCTTAGACTCCACGATGAGTTCCTGGATTTTTAGGCTGTGATGCTCTTggaattaaaagaaatgtttctgtttaaagtGACTTAATCTTCTCTAACTGCTCTAGGAACATAGTCAGCCTCAAATTACAAATACCTGTCCAAATCTCTGGTAAATGACTCCAAACTTGAAGGTGTTGTTGATCTCATGCTCGTCGTAGTTTACGATCAGTTGAGACGCCTGATGACAGACAGGTTTGATAAAATCAGTCCAGTGTgatctttctttcattcattcagaagAAGAAATTTGAGGTGTCGCCGGTTGTGCTGAAGTTCTGAGCTCACCTTGGGGTAGAGGACAGGACTGAAGCGCAGACTTGCTGCTTCATCACACAAcagcttcacaataaaaacacaattattaaGATGTTTGcagtcaaagaaacaaagagactaTGACACACACAGTTCTTTCTCCTAGCGTCATTAACATGACTTATTGGAATCAATGACTTAAGCTTGTGGTCCCCACTTCAAGGTACAACTGTAAAAGAGCAAAACATTGTGGGGACTCACCTCCAGGTGACAAGGTGACCACTGGTTTTAAAACTAGGGGATGGCATTTGTTTTATATCtgaaagtgatttatttatttgagttaTGCTGTTTTATCACTGCTTTATTCTTCagctatgtgtgtttgtaccttAGCAAGCTCTGGTACACTGGGGATGTCCTGCAGCTCCGTCAGTGACAATCTGTGGTAGACACTTTTCAAACGAGACCTGAAGGGACAGAAGAGACAAACCTCAGAAACACCTGAAACTGTCCTGAAACTGGTCCAGTACCTACAAAaagcattcattttaaatttatggTTACaggttataaataaaatgtctcagtgGGCAAATTTCCCcttttaatatatttgttgTCACATCTTCCAAAGAGCTGATCATCCATAATCCATCATCCATGATAAtccaaaatacacacaagtAAACGTACAATGTGTGCAATATTAGTGTAATAGTTATAAGTTATAGTGCAAAAAATATGTGTGAATACCTG contains the following coding sequences:
- the LOC104926116 gene encoding rap1 GTPase-activating protein 2 isoform X5, yielding MSHEHCKQELLTISNVSAADCPPSPPRTAPPTMKSAHFFDAMDKMEQVPEAAEMKTIPQRQKDDYIPYPRIEEVLERGGPYPQVILPEFGGYWIEDPEAPPPAPPPTSLEIKLEEEEQEGALGGREEEDRPPGDYGYQLEEISEAIRAYRKYFLGREHLNFSCSASSQGNLLLSVRHEEEKEQESLHVIIRSRLKSVYHRLSLTELQDIPSVPELAKLLCDEAASLRFSPVLYPKASQLIVNYDEHEINNTFKFGVIYQRFGQVSEEELFRNNEETPAFTEFLQLLGDTVDLQDFKGFRGGLDVSHGQTGSQSVYTVHRQQEIMFHVSTKLPFTEGDTQQLQRKRHIGNDIVAVVFQEEATPFVPDMIASNFLHAFILVQVEEPCSDNTSYKVSVTAREDVPPFGPPLPNPAVFRKGPEFREFLLTKLINAELACYKSDRFARLEERTRAALLDSLHDELQRRSQSMLGLTSGLEEEGRAENGHAHGGLLESIKRAMRGRSVSMETMSRGGAGLPTSLSGGGLAHISVECNVKSPVKRRSGLFPRLLSVDSQTERHSQRSLLNEQRSFDGCHPTLEVKSELPSNPSSPEAGHRDRSQTKKESGKISRSTSSTCSFTIPTDDTHLLAQAVTIEGQSSSPLIVCRSPTEMKNKNSPRSNLKFRFEKLSHSAAQGH
- the LOC104926116 gene encoding rap1 GTPase-activating protein 2 isoform X2 — its product is MLRRKRSVSFGGFGWIDKSTVIALRARKQELLTISNVSAADCPPSPPRTAPPTMKSAHFFDAMDKMEVPEAAEMKTIPQRQKDDYIPYPRIEEVLERGGPYPQVILPEFGGYWIEDPEAPPPAPPPTSLEIKLEEEEQEGALGGREEEDRPPGDYGYQLEEISEAIRAYRKYFLGREHLNFSCSASSQGNLLLSVRHEEEKEQESLHVIIRSRLKSVYHRLSLTELQDIPSVPELAKLLCDEAASLRFSPVLYPKASQLIVNYDEHEINNTFKFGVIYQRFGQVSEEELFRNNEETPAFTEFLQLLGDTVDLQDFKGFRGGLDVSHGQTGSQSVYTVHRQQEIMFHVSTKLPFTEGDTQQLQRKRHIGNDIVAVVFQEEATPFVPDMIASNFLHAFILVQVEEPCSDNTSYKVSVTAREDVPPFGPPLPNPAVFRKGPEFREFLLTKLINAELACYKSDRFARLEERTRAALLDSLHDELQRRSQSMLGLTSGLEEEGRAENGHAHGGLLESIKRAMRGRSVSMETMSRGGAGLPTSLSGGGLAHISVECNVKSPVKRRSGLFPRLLSVDSQTERHSQRSLLNEQRSFDGCHPTLEVKSELPSNPSSPEAGHRDRSQTKKESGKISRSTSSTCSFTIPTDDTHLLAQAVTIEGQSSSPLIVCRSPTEMKNKNSPRSNLKFRFEKLSHSAAQGH
- the LOC104926116 gene encoding rap1 GTPase-activating protein 2 isoform X4, whose product is MLRRKRSVSFGGFGWIDKSTVIALRARKQELLTISNVSAADCPPSPPRTAPPTMKSAHFFDAMDKMEDDYIPYPRIEEVLERGGPYPQVILPEFGGYWIEDPEAPPPAPPPTSLEIKLEEEEQEGALGGREEEDRPPGDYGYQLEEISEAIRAYRKYFLGREHLNFSCSASSQGNLLLSVRHEEEKEQESLHVIIRSRLKSVYHRLSLTELQDIPSVPELAKLLCDEAASLRFSPVLYPKASQLIVNYDEHEINNTFKFGVIYQRFGQVSEEELFRNNEETPAFTEFLQLLGDTVDLQDFKGFRGGLDVSHGQTGSQSVYTVHRQQEIMFHVSTKLPFTEGDTQQLQRKRHIGNDIVAVVFQEEATPFVPDMIASNFLHAFILVQVEEPCSDNTSYKVSVTAREDVPPFGPPLPNPAVFRKGPEFREFLLTKLINAELACYKSDRFARLEERTRAALLDSLHDELQRRSQSMLGLTSGLEEEGRAENGHAHGGLLESIKRAMRGRSVSMETMSRGGAGLPTSLSGGGLAHISVECNVKSPVKRRSGLFPRLLSVDSQTERHSQRSLLNEQRSFDGCHPTLEVKSELPSNPSSPEAGHRDRSQTKKESGKISRSTSSTCSFTIPTDDTHLLAQAVTIEGQSSSPLIVCRSPTEMKNKNSPRSNLKFRFEKLSHSAAQGH
- the LOC104926116 gene encoding rap1 GTPase-activating protein 2 isoform X6, yielding MKSAHFFDAMDKMEQVPEAAEMKTIPQRQKDDYIPYPRIEEVLERGGPYPQVILPEFGGYWIEDPEAPPPAPPPTSLEIKLEEEEQEGALGGREEEDRPPGDYGYQLEEISEAIRAYRKYFLGREHLNFSCSASSQGNLLLSVRHEEEKEQESLHVIIRSRLKSVYHRLSLTELQDIPSVPELAKLLCDEAASLRFSPVLYPKASQLIVNYDEHEINNTFKFGVIYQRFGQVSEEELFRNNEETPAFTEFLQLLGDTVDLQDFKGFRGGLDVSHGQTGSQSVYTVHRQQEIMFHVSTKLPFTEGDTQQLQRKRHIGNDIVAVVFQEEATPFVPDMIASNFLHAFILVQVEEPCSDNTSYKVSVTAREDVPPFGPPLPNPAVFRKGPEFREFLLTKLINAELACYKSDRFARLEERTRAALLDSLHDELQRRSQSMLGLTSGLEEEGRAENGHAHGGLLESIKRAMRGRSVSMETMSRGGAGLPTSLSGGGLAHISVECNVKSPVKRRSGLFPRLLSVDSQTERHSQRSLLNEQRSFDGCHPTLEVKSELPSNPSSPEAGHRDRSQTKKESGKISRSTSSTCSFTIPTDDTHLLAQAVTIEGQSSSPLIVCRSPTEMKNKNSPRSNLKFRFEKLSHSAAQGH
- the LOC104926116 gene encoding rap1 GTPase-activating protein 2 isoform X3 — its product is MRIDKSTVIALRARKQELLTISNVSAADCPPSPPRTAPPTMKSAHFFDAMDKMEQVPEAAEMKTIPQRQKDDYIPYPRIEEVLERGGPYPQVILPEFGGYWIEDPEAPPPAPPPTSLEIKLEEEEQEGALGGREEEDRPPGDYGYQLEEISEAIRAYRKYFLGREHLNFSCSASSQGNLLLSVRHEEEKEQESLHVIIRSRLKSVYHRLSLTELQDIPSVPELAKLLCDEAASLRFSPVLYPKASQLIVNYDEHEINNTFKFGVIYQRFGQVSEEELFRNNEETPAFTEFLQLLGDTVDLQDFKGFRGGLDVSHGQTGSQSVYTVHRQQEIMFHVSTKLPFTEGDTQQLQRKRHIGNDIVAVVFQEEATPFVPDMIASNFLHAFILVQVEEPCSDNTSYKVSVTAREDVPPFGPPLPNPAVFRKGPEFREFLLTKLINAELACYKSDRFARLEERTRAALLDSLHDELQRRSQSMLGLTSGLEEEGRAENGHAHGGLLESIKRAMRGRSVSMETMSRGGAGLPTSLSGGGLAHISVECNVKSPVKRRSGLFPRLLSVDSQTERHSQRSLLNEQRSFDGCHPTLEVKSELPSNPSSPEAGHRDRSQTKKESGKISRSTSSTCSFTIPTDDTHLLAQAVTIEGQSSSPLIVCRSPTEMKNKNSPRSNLKFRFEKLSHSAAQGH